The proteins below are encoded in one region of Brachyspira intermedia PWS/A:
- a CDS encoding permease, producing the protein MTIIKSIFIFIQDQIISMKWLNTLIGNILNNFALSETVKGIIQFFIYDVIKIFVLLSVLIFCISYIQSYFPPERTKKILSRFKGISANILAALFGTVTPFCSCSSIPLFIGFTSAGIPISMTFSFLISSPLVDLASLILLSSIFGMKIAIAYVVVGLVLAVAGGSLIGKLKMEKYLEDFIKNIKVNNTELEIQTMTKKERLIYSKEQVIETIKKVYLYIFVGVGIGAFIHNVIPSEWINTILGKNNWYSVPLASLVGIPMYADIFGTLPIAESLFYKGAGLGTILSFMMSVTALSLPSIIMLKKAVKMPLLIFFVFIVTLGIIIIGYLFNNFYFLFA; encoded by the coding sequence ATGACAATAATAAAATCAATATTTATATTTATACAAGATCAAATCATATCTATGAAATGGCTTAATACTTTAATAGGAAACATATTAAATAATTTTGCCTTATCAGAAACAGTTAAAGGAATAATACAATTTTTTATTTATGATGTTATAAAAATATTTGTGTTGTTATCAGTTCTTATATTTTGTATATCATATATTCAATCTTATTTTCCACCTGAAAGAACTAAAAAAATACTAAGCAGATTTAAAGGCATATCAGCAAATATATTGGCTGCACTTTTCGGTACTGTTACACCATTTTGCTCATGTTCATCAATACCGCTTTTTATAGGATTTACTTCTGCAGGAATACCTATTTCAATGACATTTTCATTTTTAATATCATCGCCTCTAGTAGACTTAGCATCTTTAATACTTTTATCAAGCATATTCGGTATGAAGATTGCAATTGCTTATGTTGTAGTAGGACTTGTACTTGCTGTTGCCGGAGGTAGTTTGATAGGCAAACTTAAAATGGAAAAATATTTAGAAGACTTTATAAAAAATATAAAAGTAAATAACACTGAATTAGAAATACAAACTATGACAAAAAAAGAGAGATTAATATATTCAAAAGAACAGGTTATAGAAACTATAAAAAAAGTCTATTTATATATTTTTGTAGGAGTTGGAATTGGAGCTTTTATTCATAATGTTATACCATCAGAATGGATAAATACAATACTAGGAAAAAATAATTGGTATTCTGTGCCTTTAGCTTCTTTGGTAGGAATTCCAATGTATGCTGATATATTCGGAACTTTACCTATAGCAGAGAGTTTATTTTATAAAGGTGCAGGACTTGGCACTATTTTATCATTTATGATGTCAGTTACTGCCTTATCTCTTCCTTCTATTATTATGCTTAAAAAAGCCGTTAAAATGCCTCTTTTAATATTTTTTGTATTTATAGTAACTTTAGGAATAATTATTATTGGATACTTATTTAATAATTTTTATTTTCTTTTTGCATGA
- a CDS encoding aldose epimerase family protein, with product MQVKNFGNGYLLYELKNENDMILKLTDIGASIVGVFFKDKNGNEVQVSFGSDDYSFYLNPHDYIGASVGRIANRTINAEFTLDGQTYNLTKNDNGKHHLHGGDKGISFQKFDSKVLDNHSVLFSYSSNEGDEGYPANADIDITYSLTDDNEIIIEYFAAVNAPTPINLTNHAYWNLNGEGEIYDHNLFIDSSFYLPVTDECVSTGEILKTENTPFDFTKTKKIGADIEKANGYDNCFIFNEKNILSNTNEEENNLNKLRASCHSDKTGITLELYTTKPAMHFYSGNMLNNREVRNTVLNKHNAFCFETEYLPGAVNFPHFPSIIFDADRNYSHKTIYKLSLK from the coding sequence ATGCAAGTTAAAAATTTTGGAAACGGATATCTTTTATATGAATTAAAAAATGAAAATGATATGATATTAAAACTTACAGATATCGGTGCTTCAATAGTTGGCGTATTTTTCAAAGATAAAAACGGAAATGAAGTGCAGGTATCATTTGGAAGCGATGATTATTCATTTTATTTGAATCCGCATGATTATATAGGTGCTTCTGTTGGAAGAATAGCTAACAGAACTATAAATGCTGAGTTTACACTTGATGGACAAACATATAACTTAACTAAAAATGATAATGGAAAACATCATTTACATGGCGGCGATAAAGGAATATCATTTCAAAAATTTGACTCTAAGGTTTTGGATAATCATTCTGTATTATTCAGCTACAGTTCAAATGAAGGCGATGAAGGTTATCCTGCCAATGCTGATATAGATATAACATACTCTTTAACAGATGATAATGAAATAATTATAGAATATTTTGCTGCAGTGAATGCTCCTACACCAATAAATCTTACTAATCATGCTTATTGGAATCTTAATGGAGAAGGCGAGATATATGATCATAATTTATTTATAGATTCTTCATTTTATTTGCCTGTAACAGATGAATGCGTATCTACAGGAGAGATTTTAAAAACAGAAAATACTCCTTTTGATTTTACTAAAACAAAAAAAATAGGTGCTGATATAGAAAAAGCAAATGGTTATGATAATTGTTTCATATTTAATGAAAAAAATATATTATCTAATACAAACGAAGAAGAGAATAATTTGAATAAATTAAGAGCTTCATGCCATAGTGATAAAACAGGTATTACTTTAGAGCTTTATACTACAAAACCGGCCATGCATTTCTATTCAGGAAATATGCTTAATAATAGAGAAGTTAGAAATACAGTTTTAAATAAGCATAATGCATTTTGTTTTGAAACAGAGTACTTACCTGGTGCTGTAAACTTCCCGCATTTTCCAAGTATAATATTTGATGCTGACAGAAATTACAGTCATAAAACAATATATAAATTATCACTAAAATAA
- a CDS encoding ArsR/SmtB family transcription factor, whose product MKDYKKEAIIFKAFCDENRLQILDMIKNDEICACKLLEELKIVQSTLSHHMKILCDAEVVIPRKEGKWTYYSINKEGFERAKELLNYYIKL is encoded by the coding sequence ATGAAAGACTATAAAAAAGAAGCAATAATATTCAAAGCATTCTGCGATGAAAACAGACTTCAAATATTAGATATGATTAAAAACGATGAAATATGCGCCTGCAAACTTTTAGAAGAATTAAAAATAGTGCAGTCTACATTATCACATCATATGAAAATATTATGCGATGCTGAAGTAGTGATACCAAGAAAAGAAGGAAAATGGACTTATTATAGCATAAACAAAGAAGGTTTTGAAAGAGCAAAAGAATTATTAAATTATTACATCAAATTATAA
- a CDS encoding MFS transporter, whose translation MDNTNTYHRAKIWQIAFFAFNNTATNLYMFFMFFISYYATGMLGLGVVLVSTLLTVMRIWDAVTDPFVGYLLDKTNGRFGKNRPFIVAGNIVMIISCIIMYKFVYKAPQNMRLLFFILVYAVYIIGYTLQCVVTKSAQTCLTNDPKQRPYFTIFDGSYNVVLFAGMQIVVSKVWIPKYGGFNADFFNTFLIFTIIVSACLSALAVIGLWTKDRTEYFGLGKPQLITFKDYWTVIRKNRAIQMLVIAASTSKLFVTIQTNSIVLVMLYGIICGNYALSGEVSAIYSIPSIIIIILGMKFVASRLGQRKALLFGTIGCIIFAALLALLFIFGDPKTMSFTNLNFFTIAFIVLWILMQGFAGISTNIVIPMTADCADYETYRSGKYVPGLMGTLFSCVDKIISSFATTIVGLLIAMIGFKDTQPTPDTPYSTAIFWVTMFCVFFAPMIGWVLNIIAMRFYPLTKEKMEEIQGTIAEIKAKNS comes from the coding sequence ATGGATAATACAAATACTTATCATAGAGCCAAAATATGGCAAATAGCATTCTTTGCATTCAATAATACCGCAACAAATTTATATATGTTCTTTATGTTTTTTATATCATACTATGCAACAGGAATGTTAGGCTTAGGAGTAGTTTTAGTATCTACATTGCTTACAGTTATGCGTATTTGGGATGCTGTAACTGATCCTTTTGTAGGTTACTTGCTTGATAAAACAAATGGAAGATTTGGAAAAAACAGACCTTTTATAGTAGCAGGAAATATTGTAATGATAATTTCTTGTATAATAATGTACAAATTTGTATATAAAGCACCTCAAAATATGAGGCTGTTATTTTTCATTTTAGTTTATGCTGTTTATATTATAGGATATACTTTACAATGCGTTGTTACAAAATCAGCACAAACTTGTCTTACTAATGATCCTAAACAAAGACCTTATTTTACTATATTTGACGGAAGTTATAATGTTGTATTATTTGCTGGTATGCAGATAGTAGTTTCTAAAGTATGGATACCAAAATACGGCGGTTTTAATGCTGACTTTTTTAATACTTTCTTAATATTTACTATAATTGTATCAGCTTGTTTATCAGCATTGGCTGTAATAGGATTATGGACTAAAGATAGAACAGAATATTTCGGACTTGGAAAGCCTCAATTAATTACATTTAAAGATTACTGGACTGTTATAAGAAAAAACAGAGCTATACAAATGCTTGTAATTGCAGCTTCCACAAGTAAACTTTTTGTTACTATACAAACCAACTCTATAGTTTTAGTTATGCTTTATGGTATAATATGCGGAAACTATGCACTTAGCGGTGAAGTATCTGCTATATATAGTATACCAAGTATAATTATTATAATATTAGGTATGAAATTTGTAGCAAGCCGTTTAGGACAGAGAAAAGCTCTTCTATTTGGTACTATAGGATGTATAATTTTTGCTGCATTATTGGCATTATTATTTATATTCGGAGATCCTAAAACTATGAGCTTTACAAATCTCAATTTCTTTACTATAGCATTTATTGTATTATGGATACTTATGCAGGGATTTGCTGGAATTTCAACAAATATAGTTATTCCTATGACTGCTGACTGTGCAGATTATGAAACTTACAGATCCGGAAAATATGTTCCTGGTTTAATGGGTACATTATTTAGCTGCGTTGATAAAATCATATCATCTTTTGCCACTACTATAGTTGGATTATTGATAGCTATGATTGGTTTTAAAGATACTCAGCCTACTCCTGACACTCCATACTCAACAGCTATTTTCTGGGTAACTATGTTCTGTGTATTCTTTGCCCCTATGATTGGATGGGTACTTAATATTATAGCTATGAGATTCTATCCGCTTACTAAAGAAAAAATGGAAGAGATACAGGGAACTATAGCTGAAATAAAAGCTAAAAATTCATAA
- a CDS encoding NAD(P)-dependent alcohol dehydrogenase yields MKKAILITMLVILYVLSCNNSSNAQTSVNTENNNAVNNQKNSSNAMYNQELKKAPINIQTNANGRVKTKGFAAVSANMDFKYHEFTRHAVGSNDVLIEILYAGICHSDIHVVEGKSSNTPLVVGHEIAGRVVQVGNTVTKFKVGDFAGVGCMVNSCGQCESCLDNLEQYCLNRAVYTYGSRDRFHNNEITQGGYSDNIVVSEDFAILIPDNAELDKVAPLLCAGITTYSPIQIMNVKKGDKIGIAGFGGLGSMAIKYAVKLGAEVTVFDITEDKRQDALNMGAVKYVNVNNTEDLKNVNNTLNYIISTIPAYYDVNMYMRMLKRGGTMCILGLPRTSKMPTLIAMVGQHGSKKLFGSLIGGIKETQEMLNYSIENNIYPTVEIIKADAQTISDAYRKVIDGKVKFRYVIDMRTINK; encoded by the coding sequence ATGAAAAAAGCTATATTAATTACAATGCTAGTTATATTATATGTGTTGTCATGTAATAATTCATCAAATGCACAAACAAGTGTAAATACAGAAAATAATAATGCTGTTAATAATCAGAAGAATTCTTCAAACGCAATGTATAATCAGGAATTAAAAAAAGCCCCTATCAATATACAAACCAATGCAAACGGCAGAGTAAAAACAAAAGGCTTTGCTGCAGTTTCAGCCAATATGGATTTTAAATACCATGAGTTTACAAGACATGCAGTAGGAAGCAATGATGTTTTAATAGAAATACTTTATGCCGGAATATGCCATAGCGATATACATGTTGTTGAAGGAAAATCAAGCAATACTCCTTTAGTGGTAGGACATGAAATAGCCGGCAGAGTTGTACAGGTTGGAAATACAGTAACAAAATTCAAAGTTGGAGATTTTGCCGGCGTAGGCTGTATGGTAAACTCATGCGGACAATGTGAAAGCTGTTTGGATAATTTGGAACAGTACTGTTTAAATAGAGCTGTTTATACTTACGGATCAAGAGATAGATTCCATAATAATGAAATAACTCAAGGCGGATACTCTGATAATATAGTGGTGTCTGAAGATTTTGCAATACTTATACCAGATAATGCAGAACTAGATAAAGTTGCTCCTCTTCTTTGTGCAGGTATTACAACATACTCACCTATACAAATTATGAATGTAAAGAAAGGCGATAAAATAGGTATTGCTGGATTCGGGGGACTTGGTTCTATGGCTATAAAATATGCTGTTAAATTAGGTGCTGAAGTAACAGTATTTGATATAACAGAAGATAAAAGACAGGACGCTTTGAATATGGGAGCCGTAAAATATGTTAATGTTAATAACACAGAAGATTTGAAAAATGTTAATAATACTCTTAATTATATAATAAGTACAATTCCAGCTTATTATGATGTTAATATGTATATGCGTATGCTTAAAAGAGGCGGTACTATGTGTATATTAGGACTTCCTCGAACCTCTAAAATGCCGACTCTTATAGCAATGGTCGGACAGCATGGCAGTAAAAAATTATTTGGTTCACTTATAGGAGGCATAAAAGAAACTCAGGAAATGCTTAACTATTCTATAGAAAATAATATTTATCCTACTGTGGAAATTATAAAAGCAGATGCTCAAACTATATCAGATGCTTATAGAAAAGTTATAGACGGAAAAGTAAAATTCAGATATGTAATAGATATGCGTACTATAAATAAATAA
- the uidA gene encoding beta-glucuronidase, with product MVNSMLYPRESKTRRVIDISGMWEFKIDSNNEGRKNGYANGLKDTTFIPVPSSFNDLFTDKNIREHAGDVWYETSFYLPSEWKDKDVNIRFGCATHEATVYINGKEVCTHVGGFMPFNAPVNEAGIFGEKNKLVVVVNNELSNTTIPCGHTETKPSGKKYIKPSFDFFNYAGLNRPVKITVTNKEYIHDIDIVSDINGGDGIVNYEVHTTGENKVYIKILDEEGNEAANAEGKSGKIVIKNAKLWNPKASYLYKFIACIKNGDELIDEYYLDFGIRTVKVEGTKFLINGKPFYFTGFGKHEDSEIAGRAYNPPIIKRDFELIKWIGANSFRTSHYPYSEEIMQAADREGIVIIDEVAAVGMFDVGSVLNPGASKTDYFSLDEVHNKTKEVHKKAVEELIKRDKNHPSVVMWSLFNEPDTSKDEAVPYFEDIFNFAKSQDKQNLPKTFAAIQASSPGKCKCMHLCDVITLNRYYGWYFLGGYEIDMSEEKFKEEMNLYSSMNKPVMFTEYGADTYAGVHKLPSVMWSEEYQCEYYEMNFKVFDSYDFIIGEQLWNFADFQTTEGIFRVDGNKKGIFTRNRQPKAVAHYIRNRWTKLPLDYKSKK from the coding sequence ATGGTTAATTCTATGTTATATCCTAGAGAAAGCAAAACAAGAAGAGTAATTGATATATCTGGTATGTGGGAATTTAAGATTGACTCCAACAATGAAGGCAGAAAAAATGGTTATGCTAACGGACTTAAAGACACTACATTTATACCTGTACCATCTAGCTTTAATGATCTTTTTACAGATAAAAATATAAGAGAACATGCTGGAGATGTATGGTATGAAACTTCATTTTATCTGCCTTCAGAATGGAAAGATAAGGATGTTAATATAAGATTCGGTTGTGCAACTCATGAAGCTACTGTATATATTAATGGAAAAGAAGTATGTACGCATGTGGGAGGATTTATGCCTTTCAATGCTCCTGTAAATGAAGCAGGTATATTTGGAGAAAAAAATAAATTAGTTGTTGTTGTTAATAATGAACTTAGCAATACAACAATACCTTGCGGACATACTGAAACTAAACCTTCAGGCAAAAAATATATCAAACCTTCTTTTGACTTTTTTAATTATGCCGGATTAAACAGACCTGTAAAAATCACTGTTACAAATAAAGAATATATACATGATATAGATATAGTATCAGATATAAACGGCGGTGATGGAATTGTAAACTATGAAGTACATACTACAGGTGAAAACAAAGTATATATTAAAATACTTGATGAAGAAGGTAATGAAGCGGCAAATGCTGAAGGAAAAAGCGGAAAAATAGTTATAAAAAATGCTAAACTCTGGAATCCAAAGGCTTCTTATTTATATAAATTCATAGCCTGCATAAAAAACGGAGATGAACTTATAGATGAATACTATTTAGACTTTGGAATAAGAACTGTAAAAGTTGAAGGAACTAAGTTTTTAATTAATGGAAAACCTTTCTACTTTACAGGGTTCGGAAAACATGAAGACAGCGAAATAGCAGGAAGAGCATACAACCCTCCTATAATAAAAAGAGATTTTGAACTTATTAAATGGATTGGAGCAAATTCATTTAGAACATCTCATTACCCTTATAGCGAAGAAATAATGCAGGCTGCTGATAGAGAAGGTATAGTAATAATAGATGAAGTTGCTGCTGTAGGTATGTTTGATGTAGGTTCAGTACTAAACCCTGGTGCTTCAAAAACTGATTATTTCTCTTTAGATGAAGTACATAACAAAACTAAAGAAGTGCATAAAAAGGCAGTTGAAGAACTTATCAAAAGAGATAAAAATCACCCTTCTGTTGTTATGTGGAGTTTATTCAATGAGCCTGATACTTCAAAAGATGAAGCTGTGCCATATTTTGAAGATATATTCAATTTTGCTAAAAGTCAGGATAAACAAAATCTTCCTAAAACTTTTGCTGCTATTCAGGCATCATCACCAGGAAAATGCAAATGTATGCATTTATGTGATGTAATTACATTAAATAGATATTATGGCTGGTATTTCCTAGGCGGTTATGAAATAGATATGTCAGAAGAAAAATTTAAAGAAGAAATGAATTTATATTCTAGTATGAATAAACCAGTTATGTTCACTGAATACGGAGCTGATACTTATGCAGGTGTTCATAAACTTCCTTCTGTAATGTGGTCTGAGGAATATCAATGCGAATACTATGAAATGAATTTCAAAGTTTTTGACAGCTATGACTTTATAATTGGAGAACAATTATGGAACTTCGCTGACTTCCAAACTACTGAAGGAATATTCAGAGTAGACGGAAATAAAAAAGGTATATTCACAAGAAATCGTCAGCCTAAAGCCGTTGCTCATTACATAAGAAACAGATGGACTAAATTGCCATTAGATTATAAATCCAAAAAATAA
- a CDS encoding thioredoxin family protein, whose protein sequence is MFFNNNKKSQCNCGGSCQTSSEENARIKILGTGCNNCKKLEENTLKALKDMGINLTVGHVYDIEKIASYGVISTPSLVLDENVLSYGKVLNKDEIIELLKDKL, encoded by the coding sequence ATGTTTTTTAATAATAATAAAAAATCACAATGCAATTGCGGCGGTTCATGTCAAACATCATCTGAAGAAAATGCTAGAATAAAAATATTAGGTACAGGCTGTAATAACTGTAAAAAATTAGAAGAAAACACATTGAAAGCTTTGAAAGATATGGGGATTAATTTAACAGTAGGACATGTTTATGATATAGAAAAAATAGCTTCTTATGGAGTTATATCCACACCTAGCTTAGTATTAGATGAAAATGTATTATCTTATGGTAAAGTATTAAATAAAGATGAAATAATAGAACTATTAAAAGATAAATTGTAA
- a CDS encoding sugar kinase, protein MSYIVGFGEIMLRLSSIDNERLFQSSKLNATFGGVEANICVLASIFGLKSRYVTALPNNAVGKKVEELLLSHRVDTSAISWEGKRLGIYFVDPGNNYRSSNVIYDREYSSISQALIEDFDWDKVFNDASYFHISGVTPAISQTAADLTLHAVKEAKKRNVKVSCDINYRKKLWKYGKTIEEVMPEIVKHSDIVFANEYDAVKILGVKSNVDVDGNISDEDYMDIMQQLINKYSLEMTVTTKRETISSNHNNIYCMLYADKKLYKSKKYYIKNIIDRIGTGDSFAAGILSGIQLFDNYQDILEFATASFCIKHSIPGDWNLTTKEEVINLMKSENGLDVKR, encoded by the coding sequence ATGTCATATATAGTAGGCTTTGGAGAGATAATGCTAAGGCTCTCATCAATAGATAATGAAAGATTATTTCAATCTTCAAAACTTAATGCAACATTCGGAGGAGTAGAAGCTAATATTTGTGTTTTAGCTTCAATATTTGGATTAAAAAGCAGATATGTAACAGCTTTACCTAATAATGCTGTAGGAAAAAAGGTTGAAGAATTACTTTTAAGTCATAGAGTTGATACCTCTGCAATATCTTGGGAAGGTAAAAGACTTGGAATATATTTTGTAGACCCTGGTAATAATTATAGAAGTTCAAATGTTATTTATGACAGAGAATATTCTTCTATTTCTCAGGCTTTAATAGAAGATTTTGATTGGGATAAAGTTTTTAATGATGCTTCATACTTTCATATAAGCGGAGTAACACCTGCTATAAGTCAAACTGCTGCTGATCTTACATTACATGCTGTAAAAGAAGCTAAAAAAAGAAATGTAAAAGTTTCATGCGATATAAACTACAGAAAAAAATTATGGAAATATGGAAAGACTATAGAAGAAGTAATGCCTGAAATTGTAAAACATTCTGATATAGTATTTGCCAATGAATATGATGCTGTAAAAATATTAGGTGTAAAAAGCAATGTAGATGTAGATGGAAACATTAGCGATGAAGATTATATGGATATTATGCAACAATTAATTAATAAATATTCTTTGGAAATGACAGTAACAACAAAAAGGGAAACTATAAGCTCTAATCATAACAACATATATTGCATGCTATATGCTGATAAAAAATTATATAAATCAAAAAAATACTATATAAAAAATATTATTGATAGAATAGGAACAGGAGATTCATTTGCTGCTGGAATACTTTCAGGCATTCAGCTATTTGATAATTATCAGGATATATTGGAATTTGCCACTGCTTCATTTTGTATAAAGCATAGTATACCAGGAGATTGGAATTTAACAACAAAAGAGGAGGTAATAAATTTAATGAAATCAGAAAATGGTTTAGATGTAAAAAGGTAA
- a CDS encoding GntR family transcriptional regulator — translation MPKAKNNNADNLIILDREINEPIGDYAVRCLEYNIINMTLLPGTFISEKIVSEVLSISRTPIREAFSRLEKINLIEIYPQKGTMVSLIDTSIVEETSFMRMVLEKEIIKMVCKNHSEKDLKLLNKNIEQYEKNINTNKVYDLLKLDNEFHELLFSMADKKLTFSLIRDSIKHFNRARIFNIMEMDRTRTLTEHRNILLYIKEKNIKKLLPIMEVHLTHVKDDMVFLKNKFPEYFN, via the coding sequence ATGCCTAAAGCTAAGAATAATAATGCAGATAATTTAATAATATTGGATAGGGAAATTAATGAACCTATAGGGGATTATGCAGTTAGATGCTTAGAATATAATATCATAAATATGACATTGCTTCCAGGTACTTTTATTAGCGAGAAGATAGTAAGCGAAGTATTATCTATAAGCAGAACTCCTATAAGAGAGGCTTTTTCAAGACTTGAGAAAATTAATTTGATAGAAATATATCCTCAAAAAGGAACTATGGTTTCATTGATAGATACTAGCATAGTTGAGGAAACTAGTTTTATGAGAATGGTTCTTGAAAAAGAAATTATAAAAATGGTTTGTAAAAATCATTCAGAAAAAGATTTAAAATTATTAAATAAAAATATAGAGCAGTATGAGAAGAATATAAATACTAATAAAGTTTATGATCTTCTTAAATTGGACAATGAATTTCATGAATTGTTATTTTCAATGGCAGATAAAAAATTGACTTTTAGTTTAATAAGAGATTCAATAAAACATTTTAATAGGGCTAGAATATTCAATATAATGGAAATGGACAGAACTAGAACATTAACAGAACATAGAAATATACTGCTTTATATAAAAGAAAAAAATATAAAAAAGCTTCTTCCTATTATGGAGGTGCATTTAACTCATGTAAAAGATGACATGGTGTTTTTGAAAAATAAATTCCCTGAATATTTTAATTAG
- a CDS encoding class I SAM-dependent methyltransferase, producing MDSKNKKSIIIEHYIERVKDFNIPEYKVLDWESQDAQEARFSALLSHFDIRKSILLDVGCGLGHLAEYIDKQNINTYYIGIDIMPEMIERAKHKKFKNINPQFMTIDFFKNSDTKDDFDYIYSSGIFNLNLGNNEEFLRNAVRDFLIAARKGVCFNLLDISCKEKYGDKYYYYKKDEVFNMVCDIVKDLDLKCQIKISDEYLSNDFSVFVDIL from the coding sequence ATGGACAGTAAGAATAAAAAATCAATAATAATAGAGCATTATATAGAAAGGGTAAAAGATTTTAATATACCGGAATATAAAGTTTTGGATTGGGAATCGCAGGACGCTCAGGAGGCTAGATTTTCTGCTTTGCTTAGTCATTTTGATATAAGAAAGTCAATTTTACTTGATGTGGGATGCGGACTTGGACATTTAGCTGAATACATAGATAAGCAGAATATTAATACTTACTATATTGGTATTGATATAATGCCAGAGATGATTGAAAGAGCTAAGCATAAGAAATTTAAAAATATTAATCCGCAATTTATGACTATAGATTTTTTTAAGAATTCTGATACAAAAGATGATTTTGATTATATATATTCTTCCGGTATATTTAATCTTAATCTTGGAAACAATGAAGAGTTTTTAAGAAATGCTGTTAGAGATTTTTTAATTGCTGCTAGGAAAGGCGTATGCTTTAATTTGCTTGATATTTCTTGCAAAGAAAAATATGGTGATAAATATTACTACTATAAAAAAGATGAAGTATTCAATATGGTTTGCGATATAGTAAAAGATTTGGATTTAAAATGCCAAATAAAAATATCTGATGAATATTTATCAAATGATTTTTCTGTATTTGTTGATATATTATAA
- a CDS encoding rubrerythrin family protein: MLKRLLIISIFLIFSFLVYSQTPKTANNTLEAVSIAYDVEINSSFAYAKFSAASKNKAIVNLFQAVSDSKSWHANILYNAAIQDKITDTILQAKVGDPKVGTDIENLKSAQSMTSYEYTKMYPELLKVINKDNKKEMSNEMNNIIKAEKSHNALFTQAISNLQNNKPLSDKYYLCETCGYVEANSAPNKCPICGSAKNTFKEYK, encoded by the coding sequence ATGTTAAAAAGATTATTAATAATTTCTATTTTTTTGATTTTCAGTTTTTTAGTATATTCTCAAACTCCAAAAACTGCTAATAATACTTTAGAAGCTGTGTCTATAGCTTATGATGTAGAAATTAATTCTTCTTTTGCTTATGCTAAATTTTCTGCAGCTTCAAAAAATAAAGCTATAGTTAATTTATTTCAAGCTGTTTCTGATTCAAAATCTTGGCATGCTAATATTTTATATAATGCTGCCATTCAAGATAAGATAACAGACACCATTTTACAAGCTAAAGTAGGAGATCCTAAAGTAGGAACGGACATTGAAAATTTAAAATCAGCTCAATCAATGACATCTTATGAATATACTAAAATGTATCCTGAATTATTAAAAGTAATAAATAAGGATAATAAAAAAGAAATGTCAAATGAGATGAATAATATAATAAAAGCAGAAAAATCACATAATGCTTTATTTACTCAAGCTATAAGCAATTTGCAAAATAATAAACCGTTATCAGATAAATATTATTTATGTGAAACTTGCGGTTATGTTGAAGCAAATTCAGCACCTAATAAATGTCCTATATGCGGCAGTGCTAAAAATACATTTAAAGAATATAAATAA
- the sec2 gene encoding thioredoxin-like selenoprotein Sec.2: protein MSLKDILFGKGGCGUGPSITPFVEEETTKESPIEARVKILGTGCANCKKLEENTIAAIEEAKLDLAIKYVEDMAEIASYGVMSTPALLLDDKVLSYGKVLSKEEIIKILKENL, encoded by the coding sequence ATGTCATTAAAAGATATTTTATTCGGAAAAGGCGGATGCGGCTGAGGACCATCTATTACTCCCTTCGTTGAAGAGGAAACAACAAAAGAATCGCCTATAGAGGCAAGAGTAAAAATATTAGGTACAGGCTGTGCTAATTGTAAAAAGCTAGAAGAAAATACAATAGCTGCTATAGAAGAAGCAAAACTTGATTTAGCCATTAAATATGTAGAAGATATGGCTGAAATAGCTTCTTATGGAGTAATGTCAACTCCTGCCCTATTATTAGATGATAAAGTTCTTTCTTATGGTAAAGTATTAAGCAAAGAAGAAATCATTAAAATTCTAAAAGAAAATCTATAG